A portion of the Nerophis ophidion isolate RoL-2023_Sa unplaced genomic scaffold, RoL_Noph_v1.0 HiC_scaffold_283, whole genome shotgun sequence genome contains these proteins:
- the LOC133547941 gene encoding putative per-hexamer repeat protein 5 — MELSGGLLHGSWGRVILWGLDGAAAREEGDKTGKGTGVTGPLGPGTGSTTGDQSPTTGSVMVDAVARTGACRVGTGRGSGSGSGGGGCTTSITTRVLDGSKRTGDPVCWDRDGLPPSSTPRTSTQTEITRPSASRSVSVVNLRPRCVLVQAEATWNGSFQFCPIKALNLLISVCSAFL, encoded by the coding sequence ATGGAGTTGTCGGGAGGACTGCTGCATGGCTCCTGGGGTCGTGTCATTCTCTGGGGCCTGGATGGTGCCGCAGCCAGAGAAGAAGGCGACAAAaccgggaaggggaccggggtgACCGGTCCCCTAGGCCCCGGAACCGGTTCcaccacaggggaccagtccccgACCACAGGGTCGGTCATGGTGGACGCCGTGGCGCGCACAGGAGCGTGCAGGGTTGGAACCGGTAggggcagcggcagcggcagTGGCGGCGGCGGCTGCACTACCTCCATCACCACTCGGGTGCTGGACGGATCCAAGCggactggtgaccccgtctgctgGGATCGTGACGGACTACCCCCCTCGTCCACGCCACGAACGTCCACACAGACGGAGATCACCAGACCCTCGGCCAGCCGCAGTGTCTCGGTGGTCAACCTGCGTCCCAGGTGTGTCCTGGTCCAAGCTGAGGCCACCTGGAATGGTTCCTTCCAATTTTGCCCAATAAAAGCACTCAATTTGTTGATTTCCGTCTGCAGTGCTTTTTTATAA